TTTATATGGCCCGATGCGCTGTTCATCAACAAAGTATTCATTGTCTTTTACATGTGTTATTTCAGTCATCCAGTTTAATTTAACTCCTAAAATCGGACTGACCTTATAAGTAATGATCATACCTGGATACATTTTCCCGCTGCCGGTGTTATTGGTAACAGTAAACCCCATGTGTGGAGGTGTAATCTCTTTTAAATTGGTTGGGGAAGAAATGAAATCCCATACTTCCGGAATAGAGGCTGGTATTTTTTGTATTGCTTTTAATTGATAAAATCCCATGAGAACGTTCCTATATACAATTACAAACCCCAAGAAGCTCTAATTGTTTAGAATACAGCAGCAATAGTGAAAATAAAAGCTCCGAGTGAATCACTCGGAGCTTTTTTATTCTTTTTGAAATTCGCTTATTTCGTCAAAACCAATTTCTGAACTAATTTTTGTGTGTCATTTTTAATGGTGATGAAGTAAGAACCAGCATTTAAATCAGCCACATCCACACTTACAATTTGTCCTTGTGAAGGGTTTGAAATGCTATGTGTTTTTACTAATCTTCCTGTCACATCCGTTACTTCTACCACAGTTAATGAATTCATGTTGTAACCGAATTCTACATTTACAAAAGTGCTTGCAGGATTTGGATAAATTGCAACACCATTGTTTGCTGACAATGCATTTATGCCAGTCAGAGTTGTTACAGTTGCAGTAACAGGAACGCGTGGGCTTGTACAATCTAAGTTTGGAGTTTGGATTTTCCAATCGTAGTAGTAGTAATATGCAGAACTACTAGTAGCAGAGCCTGTCCAGCCATTTGTAATATTCACTAACCCTGCAGTTGTATAAGGATAAGTTACCCCTACCGTATTTCTTTTTAAAGAAGGAGTACTTGGTTGTGTTAATCGGTATGCAACACCCGGTGTTAATGGGAAGTTTAATGTTACTACAGATGAGTCAATAGGAAGACTTCCAGTGGTCATCGTAT
This window of the Bacteroidota bacterium genome carries:
- a CDS encoding SRPBCC family protein: MGFYQLKAIQKIPASIPEVWDFISSPTNLKEITPPHMGFTVTNNTGSGKMYPGMIITYKVSPILGVKLNWMTEITHVKDNEYFVDEQRIGPYKMWHHQHKIEPIEGGVLMTDIVNYQPPFGFLGSIANTMIIKKQLKEIFDYRTIAIEKRFGKMN